TTGCAATTCGATTTATTCTATGTTTTTACTTATTTTGATTTCCTTTGAGCCTAGGATGATTCTCGAgcagtttattttttcctctgCCCACATTTATAGGACATGCATATGCATTCGTCTGCTCAAAGTATTTTGCTAGGTAATAACCTATTTTTACAATCTGCAGGGTTGTGCAGAGACTTGACCTTTCAAAGTCTAAAGCTTCAGTACTTACGTCGGTTagttaaattttgattttcttttgctctaatttatttttagataTTCATGTAACAGATCTTCAGTTCCATGCATGTAATTAATTGTAGCGTTTGTGAAAAATATGCTAAATTTTTCTGTAGGGTATTACGAAAGTTGGAAATTCGTTATTTTTTCTGGGCAGTCGGTTGGGGGACAGTTTGCTTGTGCAGTTCACTTGTGGTGTAGGGGGCTCAGTGTTGTCATCTGATATGAAGGATGAGGTTTGTGTTGGATGTCGTTAATTTTCCACTTAGTTGCTCTTCGTCAAAAATTGATccctatttatttatttatttatttttgaaatggttattctcctttataacttttttctttaatgagATTTTGAATTCAGCcctcatattttgatgtttacTCAATCTTAAGAGTCTTGTAATCTTTTCCAACATTATCTTGATAGTCCTGGTGCTTAAATTTTACAGGTAGGAGATATTGAAGGTGATGCCCCATTGGCAAAGCGATTGCGAATGTCATCTTCTGATGCATTGCAAGATATGGTTAGTGGCGAGGAGCTCTCTTTGTATGGGTCAGCTCCAAATAATGCAGAATCAGCTCAGGTTGGTTAACTATCTGGGAATGCATTTCTGTTTCCGTTTTTAACCTGCTTAATTTGTTCAATATGTGGAGTGAGGGGATCCCTCCCCATAGTAGGAAGAGAAGTtgaaaacaggaaaaaatAGTCTCAACCTTAATTTATGTCATTTTATTGGGTTATGCTTTAGGCTTTGTAATAACCGTAGTTACAACCTTGACTTTTCTAGTAGTTCTATAGTTTAATTACAGTGgtttccttattttgtttgtctAGTTATTATAATGATTTGTGTGCTGATATTTGCTTGTGTAGTTGGTGGGAGAAATTGATTGTTCAATGTTGCAAATGAGTTTACATCGTAAAATATCTTGACGTTTATTTGACTTATGAATTTTAACATTGTTTTCCTTGCtcatcatattattatttttccttttatgcaATATAATgacctttcttttctttctttgggtGCATGCAGAAGTCTTTTTCATTTGCTGTAAGGGACTCTTTGATTAATGTTGGTCCTTTGAAGGACTTCTCCTATGGTTTAAGGATTAATGCAGATGCAAATGCTACTGGAATTGCTAAACAGAGTAATTACGAACTGGTTAGTCTGATGATTACTTGTTCTCCTTTCTATAGTATTCgtcctcttcttttttagcTTAATCATATTTTACTTTAGGATattgtggatttttttttggttatttgaaAATCGGGGGATTTTATGTTATTactgtttttataaaatgatCTCTATATTCTCTCGGATAATTTTTAGGTGTGCTGTTCGGGTCATGGAAAGAATGGTGCTCTCTGTGTTCTTCGTCAATCAATTCGTCCAGAAATGATTACTGAGGTCGGTGGTAGTCTATTTTTCTGTTGAATGCATTAGGTCCCCTAACTTCATATGTCCTGCTGCTGTTTTAATATCTCTTCACATAGTGTTACATACCTATACCCTTGGggttttaaattgatttttcttgCTAAAATGCATTGTCCTGTAGCCAAGATTAGTTAAAATGACCCAACTTCTTCCCCTCCTCCCATTTTTGACGTAGCAGGTTGAACTACCAGGCTGCAAGGGAATTTGGACTGTTTACCACAAGAATGCACGTGGTCATAATGCTGACTCTTCTAAAATTGCTGCTTCTGATGACGAGTTTCATGCATATTTAATTATAAGTCTGGAGGCTCGTACAATGGTAAGTCGTCTACTTTCTCGTGTTAGATTATAGTTGGAAGTATCTGTCAAGACTTAATTAtttgtaaattattttcttgtttatagAGCTACTTGCTTTTCATAATGAAATCAttccttgcgacatgcaatgCTAGAAATGTGTGCGACGTTTTTTAAATCATGCCAAAATTAGCTACTTGCAAAGCCAATTTACATTGTACAAAATCAGCCTGTGGTGGAGAGGGAATATGGTTTGAGCCTTCTAGCAGATGATTTGTAGCTTGTGGATTAGTAATCAGTTGCCACCTTTAATGATTCTCTCCTTCCCTTCTCTTTCTGCCTTCCTCCTTAATCTCGTTCCTTGTCCCTCCGCTGGATACTGCATCTAGGATTTCTTTGTTCAAATTGTTCAATATCTTCTGCTGATCTGAGTGAGAATCGCTTCTTTCATAATCTGTAGTTTTCATGAGAGTCTGCATGTtacattttatattaattcaaCGTGATTATCATTTGTCAGGTTATATGAGTGAGTGTCTATATGACTGCGAATGTGTTAAGTAGCTGGTTTTTGGAATAGATGCCGTCTCAGTCTGATAACTGTTCTGGAACTAAATATTTAAACATTAGGAAGATAAAAAAGAAGCGACTTTCTGTTTTAATGTGTTGGCAATCCATATAAGAAAGTGtgttgtctttttattttgatattttcaattggcatcagaatttttttccaattatttTGACCCCTCCTCAAAACCAAAATGATGGCTAGGTACTTGAAACAGCTGATCTTCTGAGTGAAGTCACAGAAAGTGTCGACTATTTCGTGCAAGGGAGAACAATTGCTGCAGGGAATTTGTTTGGAAGGTAAACTTGTatcttttataaatttatgtgTTTCTCCTTGCCCTGCCTTGGCATATCTTCTTCATGGGTAGTTTAACTCTCCTTAAGATTCTCTCCtacctttgttttttgtgaCTAGCTTCATGTTTCCTCATCAATATGCATTTACAACTACATAGTTTGTTTTGATTGTTCTGAATCTTTTCCAtaataattcttttttgttttgaaggcGTCGAGTTGTGCAGGTTTATGAACGTGGTGCTCGAATTTTAGATGGTTCTTTTATGACTCAGGATTTAAGCTTTGGAACTTCAAACTCTGAAATGGGTTCTGGTTCAGAGAGCTCCACAGTGCTATCAGTTTCTATTGTTGATCCCTATGTTTTACTGAGAATGTCTGATGGTGGTATCCGGCTCCTTGTTGGAGGTATGTTTTGTCAGAAAAATGTTGTATGTATAATTCTTAAAAGATTTTGAGTGTACTGCTGATCTTCTTGACATGTCACTTATAGTTGTTTCTCTTGTCGGAATTTTATGTTTCATTATGATAAAGTTGGATCTGCTCATTATGATTTTGATTTGCAGATCCTTCTTTGTGCACTGTTTCTACAAGCATTCCAGCTGCCTTTGAGAGCTCAAAGAAATCGATATCTGCCTGCACACTGTATCATGATAAAGGACCTGAGCCATGGCTCCGGAAGACAAGTACTGATGCTTGGCTTTCCACAGGAATTGACGAGGCTATTGATGGTGCTGATGGTGTCTCACATGATCAGGGTGATGTATATTGTGTTGTTTGTTATGAAAGCGGTTCCCTTGAAATATTTGATGTGCCCAATTTCAATTGTGTTTTCTCTGTGGATAAGTTTGTATCGGGAAATGCACACCTCATTGATACATTAATGCGAGACCCACCAAAAGATCCCCAAAAACTGATCAACAAAAGTTCTGAAGAAGTGAGTGGCCAGGGCCGGAAAGAAAATATACAGAATATGAAAGTTGTAGAGCTGGCTATGCAGAGATGGTCGGGACAGCATAGCCGTCCTTTTCTTTTCGGGATTTTGAATGATGGGATGATTCTTTGTTACCATGCTTACTTGTTTGAAGGTCCAGAGACTGCCTCTAAAACTGAGGATTCAGCTTCTGCTCAGAATACTACTGGTGTAAGCAATCTTAGTGCTTCCAGGCTCAGAAATTTGAGATTTGTTCGTGTCCCCTTGGACACATATGCTAAAAAGGACACATCAAATGAGACATCGTGCCAaagaatgacaatttttaagAACATTGCTGGCTATCAGGGGTTGTTCCTTTCCGGGTCAAGACCAGCTTGGTTTATGGTGTTCAGAGAACGTCTACGCATTCATCCACAGGTGAGAAATCTGAGtatctttttaaaatgaaggaaacaaTTGAGACAACCTAAATTTATATGCATTTTAGTAACCATATAACATAATTTTCCTGAAAGGATGACTTTAAAAGATATTTTCCCCCTCTTCTGTCATGCTATTCAAGAATCTGGCTTTTCAGAATGGAAGTTATTTTCTTTGAGATTGAATTGGATGGAGTTATTTTGTATGAGATTTGATCTCATCTTCCTCAGGGTTATTATTGCCCATATGTGCAAATTCAAAGTTTTAATGGATGCTAACTACGCAGCTGGGCtacttattaatttttttttttgggcagcTTTGTGATGGTTCAGTCGTTGCCGTCACTGTTCTTCACAATGTTAACTGTAACCATGGGCTCATATATGTTACATCACAGGTTTGAAAACAGTATGTTTCCATTCTCTGTGTAATTGTCTCCGCAACTCACAATTTTATGGCTAATCCTTTTTACTTCTATCCCTAATTTCTAGGGTATTTTGAAGATTTGCCAACTGCCGCCTATCACAAGTTATGACAATTATTGGCCAGTACAAAAGGTGGGTACTTCTGTTTAAGTCAATGTATAAGTCCAACAGGTGTATCGTGCCATCTATATTCGAAGTTAAGTTTATGCATATTTAAAAGTTTTGGCATtaatgtttattattttttatgatttgaTTAGATTCCGTTGAAAGGAACTCCTCATCAGGTCACTTACTTTGCTGAGAAGAATTTATACCCGCTTATAGTTTCAGTACCCGTGAGTATATATAAACCCTCAACAGTTTTTTGGCCTAAACAGTATTATCTATTTATTaagctttttgttttataagttGGTCTAGTATGCGTGCATCCAGATAGGCACACATTATATATCAATAGTGCGGTATACAACACACAAATATATGTCAAGAGACATTTGCCAATGTCTTACTCAGTATATGGTTATTCCATAAGCACAAATCCTTTTTAATCTGAGTTTTCTGTCAACTTTTGTTCAACTCTGTTTCTAGAATTTGTTTTCGTTCTTGTCCATACACACTATGTACTCATTTTGAGTAATGTACATCAATTACTTCAGGTTCATAAGCCACTGAATCAAGTTCTTTCATCTCTGGTTGATCAAGAAGTTGGCCATCAGGTTGAAAATCATAACTTGAGTTCTGATGAACTACACCGAACTTATAGTGTTGATGAATTTGAGATTCGGATTATGGAGCCGGACAAATCTGGTGGCCCTTGGCAAACTAAAGCTACCATTCCAATGCAAACTTCTGAAAATGCTCTAACTGTTCGAGTGGTTACACTTTTTGTAAGTTTGCTGTTTTATTCATCTGCCTAATTTTGGGTGTTAGACCATGATTTCTGTATCCTTTTGTTCCACCTTTCCTCTCTGTATTTCTGAAAGAGGTGTTGGATGGAATAAAGTATGTATCATAGAAAGTACGCTGGTGTATGCATAATCTCattgtcttttgtttttccaaaataGTTGATGTGGTACTTCATTGCAGAATACAACCACAAAAGAGAATGAAACACTTTTAGCAATTGGGACTGCTTATGTGCAAGGGGAGGATGTTGCTGGGAGAGGACgggttcttttattttcagcTGGAAAAAGTGCTGACAATACCCAGACCTTGGTATTTTTCTGGATCATTTAAATCTTTACCTTCTTAACTGTCTATTATAATTCCCCACAATATCTATTGCTGTACTAAGTTTATAGGTCACTTTCAGTCCTTTTGGGATTCTTTAAAGTCCTCTCTATGAGATAAAGTCAGTTATTTCTGTTTTCAGGTTTCAGAGGTTTACTCCAAAGAATTGAAGGGTGCCATTTCTGCATTAGCCTCACTTCAAGGTCATCTGTTGATAGCTTCTGGCCCTAAAATTATTTTACACAAGTGGAATGGTACTGAACTGAATGGTGTGGCATTTTTTGATGTTCCACCATTATATGTTGTGAGCTTAAATATTGTACGTATACTTTCTTTATTCAGCTGTCTCTTTTAATTGATTATTTTCTCTGTATGCAAACCTGGATATCAGTACTTGAATTTATGAATAAATGTTGTGATGTGAACTCTGAGGGTGTCTTGAAATGTATCAGAAAAGAGGAATCATAAGTTTGTTAAGTCTGCCAAAATTTGTTTTGCTTATATAGTTGTGCATGCACGTGTCTATGTGAATAATGTTTGTTGTGCTGAATTTATTAAGATTTACATGTTTCTGAGCAATATGTGACCATTTTCGAAGACTAAATTTGTTCTTGCAGGTCAAGAATTTTATCCTTCTCGGTGACGTTCACAAAAGCATTTACTTTCTCAGTTGGAAGGAGCAGGGAGCTCAACTCACTTTATTGGCCAAGGATTTTGGTAACCTTGATTGTTTTGCAACGGAGTTTTTGATTGACGGAAGTACGCTGAGCCTTGTAGTTGCAGACGAGCAAAAGAACATTCAGGTTAGTGCATTGTACTTTGGATGCATGTTAGTCCTATTTCGGTCTCTCTTCTAACCTTGCCCCCACACACAAACATACTGGGGGTTCaccatcttcttctcaataaaattttcttttattgtgaAGTTACAGTTCTCTTTTTGTCATGTATTAACAATGTTGGACAGTGTTGGCTTACTTCTGTTTAAATGAATACATTTATTATGCCAAAACAGATATTTTACTATGCACCAAAGATGTCTGAGAGTTGGAAAGGCCAGAAGCTTCTCTCAAGGGCTGAGTTTCATGTTGGTACCCATGTGACTAAGTTCCTGCGGTTGCAGATGCTCTCTACTTCATCTGACCGAACAGGGACCAATCCGGGCTCTGATAAAACCAATCGCTATGCTCTGTTATTCGGTACCCTGGATGGGAGCATTGGCTGTATTGCCCCTCTTGATGAACTGACATTTCGTAGGTTGCAGTCATTACAGAAAAAGCTTGTGGATGCTGTTCACCATGTTGCTGGTCTGAATCCAAGAGCTTTCCGCCAGTTTCAGTCAAATGGAAAGGCTCATCGGCCTGGCCCTGACACCATAGTTGACTGTGAGCTTCTAAGCCAGTAAGTTCTGTGCTCCTTCTAACTTGCTTAGATGACAGTTTTTGATGTCTTTCAAGATGCAGAAGATCTTGTCCTGGTGCTGGATAttatttgcttttcttgtttacATCATTAGAGGTATTAGTATGCTCATATTTTCTTAGCGGAGGCTTGTCTCAGGAGAGAAGTTATTATGCTAATATGGAATGATGCACCCTAGTTACAGACTACAGTATAAAGCTCTTATTGTTATGCAACGCATTTAACAGTATTTAATGCCAGGATAATTAATACTGGGCACTAACAACTGTAATATAATTTCCATCCTTGCAGTTATGAGATGCTTCCATTGGAGGAACAGCTTGAAATTGCAAACCAGATAGGGACGACTCGTTCACAAATTTTCTCAAACTTAAATGACCTCTCCATAGGAACGAGCTTCTTGTGACTTGAGTGCATCACATTTGAAAATGAGCTTAGAGAGATGGTGCACATCATTATGTTTGGATTGCCGCATTCCTGGTAAGTTGGTATTACCTTGTTCATTCGTGATTGTTGGTGTGATCCGCAGAATTGAGATAAAATTCGGCGAGGGGGTCGGAGAGAATTGGGAAATGTTGTAACTCCAATGttgtatttattaatttgtgcTAAACAAATGATGACTGGTCATTACTTTTAGGTGACAAGCATCAAGAGGTGCTAGCTAACCATACTGCTAGGGTTAGAATTTTGTTCAGTTTTGCCATGACGAAATGACGAACCATCATTGGCCTATAGGCCATGTTTGGTGATTgggattgaattggattgcATTGGATTGAAAATGATAACACTAATCCAATGATGTGTTTGGTACTACACATTATTATGGGGTTAGATTAATTGAAATGTGCTATTACATGGCTTAGCGCATTTCCACCGGGGCCCTAGCTGGGGCAAGAGGTCCCTCCGGCCAAGAAATGCAGCTCCAGCGGTACAAAACAGCCCAGGCAAGGCATGGGCTCCATCAAGCCATGGCGGGTCTGAAGGCAAGAACAGCCTAAGTTGTTGCTTGAGGGTTGTGATGtcatcaacaattttttttttaataaaaaaagtaataaaaaaaagatttgaaaaaataccaaaaagaaatatttttttatttataaatactgtcatattcttcacttcccacaccaaaattCTATACAAATTCATTTCCTCATATCTTATGTGAATAATGGTTGACCTTGAGTTGTCATCGCAATGGGTagaaaatcaacaacaaaattactGGGGCagacactattcatgtgaatggTGACAACCCATGATTATCCTTGCCTTTTGCCATTGCAAAGgggtggaaatgctcttagTAGGATTAGGCATACTCCAATCCAACTTAATCTCGACATTTTGGTAGGATTCATAATCCTATTACATTTGGCTTTAGTATGATTGGATATAATCCAATCCATGTTCTTTTTAGGCAACCAAACATTTGATTAGGATTATGAATCCAATCCAACTACATAATCCAACTCACTAAACAGAGAAAtgataacactattttgctatccaGGCCAATAGCTACGACACATGTGATAATTCTTCCACATGGCATAGCATTATTGGCCGggaatagcaaaatagtgttattccCGTTGTAACTAAGTTTTTCACAAGGTGGGCAACATGAGATATTGATGGGCATTTCTTTAGTAATTCAATGCAAAATGCAACTTTTGTAATAATTCATATCAAGGactaaaatatcaataatatggACGAAATATCAATgatattatcgttttttcTGGTCTAGGATATTTTAGAACATATCCATACACATATCATATAAGTATCGATAATATTGACGTCGATAATTTCTCACATTTTAGAAACATTTGGccaaaatatcaataatattgatatgatgaagacaatgaaaaatttgaagagttATTTACAATAACACCCCCTgaggtttcttgtgttttcacaaaactccctCATGTCTCAAAAATTACATGAACACTCCCTAAggtttcagtttgttttcacCAAACTCATTTTCGTTGATTatttgtccaaaaattgatgatttcattgaaaaaaaacttaagCAAAGGACACAATTAACCTCAATGAGgtatatgcaatctaatctcaaaggccaactttgtcatttagagattttttatatatataaaatcattaatctttggatgaaaaatcaatgaaaatgagttttgtgaaaacaatttaaaacctcaTAGGGTGGttttataatttctaaacctCAAGGAGATTTGTGAAAAAGCCGAAAACCTCAGTGactgttagtgtaaataactcaaatttaAACATTATAGGAACtttatgtggtactaagtcacttaTGTATCTTACcgtgcaatgtataaagtgtaaaaatattgtagtaaatcattataaataaatgattatagtgtgtttaattttctttcattaattactacatattttctacactcgcAATATTTGTTAACTCGCTATagtcaacttaaattagttaaactCATCATGAATTGCActtccttctaattttttgtgataaagtaatagataattgagtaaataaacatcctccaaagtttcaagaaaaatttccaagtttttcttacaatttccatAAAATTTTCCGTGTTTTTGAACTACTGATATTTTCCAAACTATCGCTATTTCAATCATTGATTCAGATATACACTGGGAAGAGGTAATGGCcaaaacttttttgtttgtttgttttttaaaatctcaatcTTGGGTGATTTTTCTATGAAGTAAAACCGCAATGCAAGGCCTCGTTTCGTTCTGAAAACAATTGATTAATAGAGTTTAAACCCTAGCCAGAAAGTGATTAAGAGGGAGGGATAGACATATGCCTCATGACTCAGACTCCTCTTTCGCTTTTGTGTTGGCTCAGCAGTAAATTACTGTTGGCAAACAGTCAATAAGACTACCGTGAATATATTTTACCACTTAGATTAGATGGCAAAATTCTAGTAAATTTGAGATGTAATCATTAATCCGAAACATTTCCACGGGCCTCCTGTATGACTTCAGCTGTTCTGTTGACAAAACTACGGGGTTTAATAAAGGGTTAAATACATTTAGTCATTAATTTTTacacaaaatttcaatttggtcattgagaaaataatttagCCAAATTGGTTACTGTATTATCTaaagtttacaatttataaATTTGCCGTATGTTTCTGTTAAGtagatgagtttttttttcttttctttttttattttatttatagaagaagcgatatttaattaaaaatactaAAAGGTATTACACTCTTGGATCAAACGATCCAAGAGCAAAGTTGGCGGCTATATCCACCAAACAACCACTTGATTTAATCCCAGGGCTTGGATCAACGAAACCTCATGGAAGTGAGCCAATAGTTCTCTATAAACTTCACAAAGAACCCCAAATAAAGCCAAATATACCTTTGTTCACCGTCACAGTAGTGTTGAGGGAATCAGACAAATTGCACCAAAGATAGCCTCAAGTCCTCTGCAAACCTCATACCCTCTAACAGAGCCAGTGCAAGAGCATGTCATTTGCATTGTTTTtggctaattttttttgttttttttccgaGTGATCAAActtaaatttcatataaaacagTAACTAAAAGGGTAGTTAACCTAACAACTTAATGTAAACTAATGAAATGtctataaattgtaaatttgGGGTAATACAGTGACTAATttggttaaaaaaatttctcagtgaccgaattgaaatttcatataaaatccaatgaccaaaaaagtatttaaccCTTTAAAGAATAAATCTGCACTTAAATGCAGTGAAACATATCTTTACTGGTTTATTTCGAGCAGTCTTGTCCAGTCCAGCCCCAGTGCATAAACTCATACGATTCCGATGTGTTAATAATACTTTTCCAAACTCCAGCTTAAGTACTCCATGCAGGAAtgttaattacaatttacaaacttAAGAATTCGTGACTGTTTGGTTAAAAACAAACCTCCTTCCCccacaaaggaaaagaaaagagtaggGCTAATGAAGGAATATGAAAAGGGTAATTGCACGAGgtaaagaaaaaggcaaataCGAGTTAatgatttttacttttttacttTGACACAATGCCAAATGGAGAcacaaaatgaccaaaataatgAAGTGGGGTGTCcaacaacacacacacactctctctctccctccctctccaTGATGCATTCATTCATGTACATTAGAAATTTAGAATGATGACTCACGTGCACATAATTCTATCCATCTCTTTGGGCAAAGggaaaacaaacaagagagagagagagagagagagagagagagagagagagagagagagatgagaagaagaaagaagagcatCTAATTAAGTGTGAGGGAGGGACGGAGGTTTCTAAAGTCTAAAGTGCATGTGGTGTTTATGCATGCATGGGACCATTGGCTTCAAAAAATGTCAAGCTAAAGCACAACACAAGCCCTTCGACTGCGATGAATGAGAGAGGCCATAGAGTGTCCCCTCTCATGCGCAATACACCACCACTTTTCTTATCTCTTTCTGTATatttaaacttaattttttaattcaatttcttcaattttttgtcACTTAAATTTTCTAGAGGTGGAATCTTACCAATGCACACTAATGACTAATGTCTTGAGGTCCCTATCAAATATGAATATCATCAattgagctctctctctctctctctctctctctctctctctctctcaacattATAAGTGTACGTCTTGTGTTTGTGTGCTTTGACAATGACCAAAGGTGAGAGGTGAGGTGAGGTTTTGGctttcattctttctttttcaaagaGGACTTTGAATTTCTGCTCTCTACATGTACATGGGGTCCAATTCCAAAGTCCAAAAGCCATGGTGCGCTACTCTTGGTCTCTTCCCAAATCAAAACTTATCCTCATTCACTGCTTCTTGCCACAAAGACAAAACCCAAATTAGCTTTTGATTTCCCCTTTTATCTTtacctttttaattattttggcctGGTCTCTTTTACTCTCCTTCACTGTCAAAACGATAGGTCCCCCCATTGATGACGGTGAACAAAACAGCAACGGAGGGGTGTTGTTTTTGGAACCACGGGGAACATTCAAAACAGCACGGGTCATGGATGGCAGTGGTTGAGAGGAAAATGAAACAATGGTTTTACGTTGTCGTTTGGTTCATTAGCATATCTCACTTTTCCTTCCCTCGTTTTGGGGCTAAACCACAATATAATGTCGTTTGGAGCTCAAGAAATCTAACCCTCAACTCTCTAACTTTTTGCAAGCCAAAAAAACCCTTATCCGAAATTACCCAATTAAGTAAAAATGGATTTCACATCATTATTCCGATCGAATTTTAGATAGAATGAGACTTGCACtaaatattcattcaaatcCAATCAcatacaaacatatatatatatatatacatgcgtGTAATATAAGTCAAAGCAATCATGCTAATTTAGAAATTATATCACACTTTGACTCAGACAAGTGTGGCTTAGATGCTTCCATCATGCGCCCTTCGACTGGAAGGACCTTTATACTTGACAAGTGGAAGAAACTATG
Above is a window of Prunus persica cultivar Lovell chromosome G2, Prunus_persica_NCBIv2, whole genome shotgun sequence DNA encoding:
- the LOC18787193 gene encoding cleavage and polyadenylation specificity factor subunit 1 translates to MSFAAYKMMHWPTGIENCASGFISHSRSDFVPRIPPIQTEDLESEWPTSRREIGPIPDLVVTAGNVLEVYVVRVQEEDGTRGPRASGEPKRGGLMDGVSGASLELVCHYRLHGNVVTMAVLSSGGGDGSRRRDSIILTFEDAKISVLEFDDSIHGLRTSSMHCFEGPEWLHLRRGRESFARGPLVKVDPQGRCGSILVYGLQMIILKASQGGSGLVGDDDSFGSGGAISSRIESSYIVNLRDMDMKHVKDFTFLHGYIEPVMVILHERELTWAGRVSWKHHTCMISALSISTTLKQHPLIWSAVNLPHDAYKLLAVPSPIGGVLVISANSIHYHSQSASCALALNSYAVSADNSQEMPRSSFTVELDTANATWLLNDVALLSTKTGELLLLTLVYDGRVVQRLDLSKSKASVLTSGITKVGNSLFFLGSRLGDSLLVQFTCGVGGSVLSSDMKDEVGDIEGDAPLAKRLRMSSSDALQDMVSGEELSLYGSAPNNAESAQKSFSFAVRDSLINVGPLKDFSYGLRINADANATGIAKQSNYELVCCSGHGKNGALCVLRQSIRPEMITEVELPGCKGIWTVYHKNARGHNADSSKIAASDDEFHAYLIISLEARTMVLETADLLSEVTESVDYFVQGRTIAAGNLFGRRRVVQVYERGARILDGSFMTQDLSFGTSNSEMGSGSESSTVLSVSIVDPYVLLRMSDGGIRLLVGDPSLCTVSTSIPAAFESSKKSISACTLYHDKGPEPWLRKTSTDAWLSTGIDEAIDGADGVSHDQGDVYCVVCYESGSLEIFDVPNFNCVFSVDKFVSGNAHLIDTLMRDPPKDPQKLINKSSEEVSGQGRKENIQNMKVVELAMQRWSGQHSRPFLFGILNDGMILCYHAYLFEGPETASKTEDSASAQNTTGVSNLSASRLRNLRFVRVPLDTYAKKDTSNETSCQRMTIFKNIAGYQGLFLSGSRPAWFMVFRERLRIHPQLCDGSVVAVTVLHNVNCNHGLIYVTSQGILKICQLPPITSYDNYWPVQKIPLKGTPHQVTYFAEKNLYPLIVSVPVHKPLNQVLSSLVDQEVGHQVENHNLSSDELHRTYSVDEFEIRIMEPDKSGGPWQTKATIPMQTSENALTVRVVTLFNTTTKENETLLAIGTAYVQGEDVAGRGRVLLFSAGKSADNTQTLVSEVYSKELKGAISALASLQGHLLIASGPKIILHKWNGTELNGVAFFDVPPLYVVSLNIVKNFILLGDVHKSIYFLSWKEQGAQLTLLAKDFGNLDCFATEFLIDGSTLSLVVADEQKNIQIFYYAPKMSESWKGQKLLSRAEFHVGTHVTKFLRLQMLSTSSDRTGTNPGSDKTNRYALLFGTLDGSIGCIAPLDELTFRRLQSLQKKLVDAVHHVAGLNPRAFRQFQSNGKAHRPGPDTIVDCELLSHYEMLPLEEQLEIANQIGTTRSQIFSNLNDLSIGTSFL